A stretch of Schaalia odontolytica DNA encodes these proteins:
- the gltX gene encoding glutamate--tRNA ligase codes for MSETTATGADVRVRFCPSPTGTPHVGMVRTCLFNWAYARHTGGTFVFRIEDTDAARDSQESFDQIIESLQWLGLDWDEGVGKGGPHGPYRQSERMDIYRDVAARLLEAGYAYESYSTPEEIEERHRANGEDPKLGYDGFDRNLTEEQIAAYRAEGRQPVLRLRMPDEDITFTDLIRGEITFKAGSVPDYVIVRANGHPLYTLVNPIDDALMEITHVLRGEDLLSSTPRQIVLYRALEAIGVAKFMPRFGHLPYVMGEGNKKLSKRDPESNLLLHKAAGMIPEGLNNYLALLGWSIAADRDIFSMEEMAQAFDISDVNPNPARFDQKKAIAINAEQIRLLDGEDFRNRLVPFLHRDEVVSADSFEALTDREREILTEAAPLIQTRIQLLGEATGMLGFLFVADDALETDEKAVSKLKDNAVDVLDAAIEIVEGLTEFTTASLEESLRARIVDEMGVKPRLAFGPLRVAVTGRQVSPPLFESMEILGRESSLTRLRALRASLA; via the coding sequence ATGAGTGAAACAACTGCCACCGGTGCCGACGTTCGCGTCCGCTTCTGCCCCTCGCCCACAGGAACCCCTCACGTCGGCATGGTCCGTACGTGCCTGTTCAACTGGGCCTATGCCCGCCACACGGGAGGAACCTTCGTCTTCCGCATTGAAGACACGGATGCCGCCCGCGACTCCCAGGAGTCCTTCGACCAGATCATCGAGTCCCTGCAGTGGCTGGGCCTCGACTGGGACGAGGGCGTCGGTAAGGGAGGCCCACACGGCCCCTACCGCCAGAGCGAGCGCATGGACATCTACCGTGACGTGGCCGCCCGCCTGCTCGAGGCCGGCTACGCCTACGAGTCCTACTCGACCCCTGAGGAGATCGAGGAGCGTCACCGCGCCAATGGTGAGGACCCCAAGCTCGGCTATGACGGCTTCGACCGCAACCTGACGGAAGAGCAGATCGCCGCCTACCGCGCCGAGGGCCGCCAGCCCGTCCTGCGCCTGCGTATGCCCGACGAGGACATCACGTTCACGGACCTGATCCGCGGCGAGATCACCTTCAAGGCCGGCTCGGTTCCGGACTACGTCATCGTGCGCGCCAACGGCCACCCGCTCTACACGCTGGTGAACCCGATCGACGACGCGCTCATGGAGATCACCCACGTGCTGCGCGGCGAGGACCTGCTTTCCTCGACGCCCCGCCAGATCGTCCTGTACCGCGCGCTCGAGGCCATTGGCGTCGCCAAGTTCATGCCGCGCTTCGGCCACCTGCCCTACGTCATGGGCGAGGGTAATAAGAAGCTGTCCAAGCGCGACCCCGAGTCGAATCTGCTGCTGCACAAGGCTGCCGGCATGATCCCCGAGGGCCTCAACAACTACCTGGCCCTCCTGGGCTGGTCGATTGCCGCGGACCGCGACATCTTCTCCATGGAGGAAATGGCCCAGGCCTTCGACATCTCGGACGTGAACCCGAACCCGGCGCGTTTTGACCAGAAGAAGGCCATCGCCATCAACGCAGAGCAGATCCGTCTGCTGGACGGCGAAGACTTCCGTAACCGCCTGGTGCCCTTCCTGCACCGCGACGAGGTTGTTTCGGCCGACTCCTTCGAGGCGCTCACCGATCGCGAGCGCGAGATCCTCACCGAGGCCGCGCCGCTCATCCAGACGCGCATCCAGCTCCTCGGCGAGGCCACGGGCATGCTCGGATTCCTCTTCGTCGCCGACGACGCGCTGGAGACGGACGAGAAGGCCGTTTCCAAGCTCAAGGACAACGCCGTGGACGTCCTGGACGCCGCCATCGAGATCGTCGAGGGCCTGACCGAGTTCACGACCGCGTCCCTCGAGGAGTCGCTGCGCGCACGCATCGTCGACGAGATGGGCGTTAAGCCCCGTCTGGCCTTCGGCCCGCTGCGCGTCGCCGTGACCGGCCGTCAGGTCTCCCCGCCGCTGTTCGAGTCCATGGAGATCCTGGGTCGCGAGTCCTCGCTGACCCGCCTGCGTGCCCTGCGCGCCTCCCTGGCCTGA
- a CDS encoding MalY/PatB family protein — MSVRLFSDSHLYRTGSLKWTGITAASGEPTIGAWVAEMDFGTAPEVADAMKGAIDDGLLGYQPTWLEPRIAGATAEFQKRRFGWDVDASHVRLVASVLPALEATIEHLVRPGAPIIVPTPAYMPFLTIPGKFDHPVIEVPSLRGTRAGGRGWALDLEGIRAGLEAGAGLVILCNPWNPVGRVLREDELRALHDVVREYDALVFSDEIHSSLVLDESIPFVSYASLGPSFASHTVTATAASKGWNIAGLPSAQVILPDGALRERWDVFAADVRHDANVIGTVGAIAAYERGDAWQREVKDLIRSNVDLVERALADTPIDFVRPEGTYLTWWGFEGVDLGPLSPAATLRERARIAANEGRTLGADYASWARINLACAPDVASRIVERVLGLL, encoded by the coding sequence GTGTCCGTTCGTCTCTTTTCCGACTCCCACCTCTACCGCACCGGCTCCCTGAAGTGGACCGGCATCACGGCCGCGAGCGGTGAGCCGACGATCGGCGCGTGGGTCGCGGAAATGGACTTCGGGACGGCCCCGGAGGTGGCCGACGCGATGAAGGGCGCGATCGACGACGGCCTGCTCGGGTACCAGCCGACCTGGCTGGAACCCCGCATCGCAGGCGCGACCGCCGAGTTCCAGAAGCGCCGCTTCGGCTGGGACGTGGACGCCTCGCACGTGCGCCTCGTGGCCTCGGTCCTGCCCGCGCTCGAGGCGACAATTGAGCACCTGGTGCGCCCGGGCGCGCCGATCATCGTGCCCACCCCCGCCTACATGCCGTTCCTGACGATCCCAGGCAAGTTCGACCACCCCGTCATCGAGGTTCCCTCGCTGCGTGGCACGCGCGCCGGCGGGCGCGGCTGGGCGCTCGACCTGGAGGGGATCCGCGCGGGGCTCGAGGCTGGGGCCGGCCTCGTCATCCTGTGCAACCCGTGGAACCCGGTCGGCCGCGTCCTGCGCGAGGACGAGCTGCGCGCCCTGCATGACGTGGTCCGCGAGTACGACGCCCTCGTGTTCTCCGACGAGATCCACTCCTCCCTCGTGTTGGATGAGTCGATTCCTTTCGTCTCCTACGCGTCGCTCGGTCCCTCGTTCGCGTCCCACACGGTGACGGCGACCGCCGCGTCGAAGGGCTGGAACATCGCAGGCCTGCCCTCCGCGCAGGTGATCCTGCCCGACGGGGCGCTGCGCGAGCGCTGGGACGTTTTCGCCGCCGACGTGCGCCACGACGCCAACGTCATCGGCACCGTGGGCGCTATCGCCGCCTACGAGCGCGGCGATGCCTGGCAGCGCGAGGTCAAGGACCTGATCCGCTCCAACGTGGACCTCGTCGAACGCGCTCTCGCGGATACACCAATCGACTTCGTGCGCCCCGAGGGCACCTACCTGACATGGTGGGGCTTCGAGGGAGTCGACCTGGGTCCCCTCTCCCCCGCCGCGACGCTGCGCGAGCGCGCCCGCATCGCCGCCAACGAGGGCCGCACCCTGGGAGCGGACTACGCCTCGTGGGCGCGCATCAACCTGGCGTGCGCCCCCGACGTGGCCTCGCGGATCGTGGAGAGGGTCCTCGGCCTGCTGTAA
- a CDS encoding purine-nucleoside phosphorylase → MSVDPRFTQALLDDEAQAGARVLTALAGRPDALVVLGSGLAEALDEAWGAPVATVSLGDIPGVVTPVADGHGGELRAYEARRGVVLVATGRTHLYEGLGARPVTALARAAVAAGISRAVLTNANGCLKPWNLGDVMAITDHVNFSGASPFDGPLFLDVSAVWDAQMTQALRGVCQREGIYAILRGPEYQTMAETRILAGLGVDCVGMSTVMEAITLHALGVRVAGMSVVSDLSFADAPTDPTAVVEVASAARQTVVAGIEAALGA, encoded by the coding sequence GTGAGCGTCGACCCGCGCTTCACGCAGGCTCTCCTCGACGATGAGGCCCAGGCCGGCGCCCGGGTCCTCACCGCTCTTGCGGGGCGCCCGGATGCGCTCGTCGTACTCGGGTCCGGCTTGGCCGAGGCTCTCGACGAGGCCTGGGGAGCCCCCGTGGCCACCGTTTCACTGGGTGACATCCCCGGCGTCGTCACGCCGGTCGCGGACGGGCACGGCGGCGAGCTGCGCGCCTACGAGGCACGTAGGGGAGTGGTCCTCGTGGCCACGGGCCGCACGCACCTCTACGAGGGACTGGGCGCCCGCCCTGTCACGGCTCTCGCCCGAGCTGCGGTTGCCGCGGGGATCAGCCGCGCGGTCCTCACGAACGCGAACGGCTGCCTGAAGCCCTGGAACCTGGGCGACGTCATGGCGATCACCGACCACGTGAACTTCAGTGGCGCCTCGCCCTTCGACGGGCCGCTCTTCCTGGACGTGTCGGCTGTGTGGGACGCCCAGATGACGCAGGCTCTGCGCGGGGTCTGCCAGCGCGAGGGCATTTACGCGATCCTGCGCGGCCCTGAGTACCAGACCATGGCCGAGACCCGCATCCTCGCGGGCCTGGGCGTGGACTGCGTGGGCATGTCGACCGTCATGGAGGCCATCACCCTGCATGCCCTGGGCGTGCGCGTCGCCGGCATGTCGGTCGTCTCCGACCTGTCCTTCGCCGATGCCCCCACGGATCCGACCGCCGTCGTCGAGGTGGCCTCGGCGGCCCGCCAGACCGTGGTCGCAGGCATCGAGGCGGCACTGGGCGCCTGA
- a CDS encoding fumarylacetoacetate hydrolase family protein, which translates to MRIARFSDGTNPVYGALEEGSTRIVGLKGDPLFSPVEPSGQIYELDEVRLLSPVIPRSKVVGIGDNYSDTPIPADERPEPPIFLKANTSVVGPDDPIAIPSWSNAVAFEGELAIVIKSLAKDVSVEDAPQMILGYTIANDATARDAMTGGPWSRGKSFDSACPLGPWITVDPALDVTNLAIRSYLNGEIAQDSSTAHMIWNPFELVSYVSHQMTLLPGDVIATGAPAGAEIVHAGDRVEIEIEGIGSLTNPVVRA; encoded by the coding sequence ATGAGAATCGCACGTTTTTCCGATGGTACGAACCCGGTCTACGGCGCCCTTGAGGAGGGCTCGACGAGGATCGTGGGGCTCAAGGGCGACCCGCTGTTTTCGCCCGTGGAACCCTCCGGCCAGATCTACGAGCTGGACGAGGTGCGCCTGCTCTCCCCGGTGATCCCGCGCTCGAAGGTCGTGGGTATCGGCGACAACTACTCGGACACCCCGATTCCGGCTGACGAGCGCCCCGAGCCGCCGATTTTCCTGAAGGCCAACACCTCGGTCGTGGGCCCCGATGACCCGATCGCGATCCCATCGTGGTCGAATGCGGTGGCCTTCGAGGGTGAGCTCGCGATCGTCATCAAGTCCCTCGCCAAGGACGTGAGCGTCGAGGACGCGCCGCAGATGATCCTCGGCTACACGATCGCCAACGACGCCACCGCCCGCGACGCGATGACGGGCGGCCCCTGGTCGCGCGGAAAGTCTTTTGACTCGGCGTGCCCGCTGGGCCCGTGGATCACGGTCGACCCCGCCCTCGACGTCACCAACCTGGCGATTCGCTCGTACCTGAACGGCGAGATCGCTCAGGACTCCTCGACCGCGCACATGATCTGGAACCCCTTCGAGCTGGTGTCCTACGTGTCTCACCAGATGACGCTGCTGCCCGGCGATGTGATCGCCACGGGCGCGCCCGCGGGTGCCGAGATCGTTCACGCCGGTGATCGCGTGGAGATCGAGATCGAGGGGATCGGGAGCTTGACGAATCCCGTCGTGCGAGCCTGA
- a CDS encoding purine-cytosine permease family protein, producing the protein MAGLDVIPESDRKGKPSDLFMPWFAANISVLGISWGSWVLGFGLSLAQAVVVSVVGVALSFLVCGLIAIAGKRGSAPTLVLSRAAFGFNGNRISAAISWILTVGWETFLAIMAVQATATVMGALGFTNHVVAQIIALILVVVLAAGSGILGFEAIMKVQTWITWATAALTIVYLVLVAPTIDFAVLSSRPSAPLTAVLGAGCMLLVGFGFGWINAAADYSRYLPRAASTKGVVGWTTVGAALPTVILVFFGILLVGSADESLSEAIGGDPIGALTTLLPTWFLIPFALVAILGLIGGIVMDIYSSGLSLLATGVPVSRPVATAIDGTIMTVGTIVVVFFADSFLTPFTAFLTTLGVVIAAWGGVMLADIALRRKDYDEPSLFTPSGRYGSVNWGAVASLIVGSLVGWGLVVNASASWLSWQGYLLGPLGGREGDWAGANIGILLAMVVGFVGYWATSAGRVRAQEKLPSRTYAEGAGEDEQ; encoded by the coding sequence ATGGCCGGCCTGGACGTCATCCCCGAATCCGATCGCAAGGGAAAACCCTCCGACCTGTTCATGCCGTGGTTCGCGGCGAATATCTCGGTCCTGGGTATCTCGTGGGGCTCGTGGGTCCTCGGCTTCGGGCTTTCCCTCGCCCAGGCGGTCGTCGTGTCCGTCGTCGGCGTGGCCCTGTCCTTCCTGGTCTGCGGCCTCATCGCGATCGCCGGTAAGCGCGGCTCCGCCCCGACGCTGGTGCTGTCGCGCGCGGCCTTCGGCTTCAACGGCAACCGCATTTCGGCGGCGATCTCGTGGATCCTGACGGTGGGCTGGGAGACCTTCCTTGCGATCATGGCCGTCCAGGCCACGGCCACGGTCATGGGGGCGCTCGGCTTCACCAACCACGTTGTCGCCCAGATCATCGCGCTGATCCTCGTCGTCGTCCTGGCGGCCGGCTCGGGCATCCTCGGCTTCGAGGCGATCATGAAGGTCCAGACGTGGATCACGTGGGCCACCGCGGCCCTGACGATCGTCTATCTGGTTCTGGTCGCACCGACGATCGACTTCGCGGTCCTCTCCTCGCGCCCCTCGGCGCCCCTGACTGCGGTCTTGGGTGCGGGCTGCATGCTCCTCGTGGGCTTCGGTTTCGGCTGGATTAACGCGGCCGCCGACTACTCGCGCTACCTGCCGCGCGCCGCCTCGACGAAGGGGGTGGTCGGCTGGACGACGGTGGGCGCGGCGCTGCCCACGGTCATCCTGGTCTTCTTCGGCATCCTCCTGGTTGGTTCGGCCGACGAGTCCCTCTCCGAGGCCATCGGCGGCGACCCGATCGGCGCGCTCACCACGCTGCTGCCCACCTGGTTCCTCATCCCCTTCGCGCTGGTTGCGATCCTGGGCCTCATCGGCGGCATCGTCATGGACATCTACTCCTCGGGCCTGTCGCTGCTGGCCACGGGCGTGCCCGTCTCGCGTCCGGTCGCCACCGCGATCGACGGCACGATCATGACGGTCGGCACGATCGTCGTCGTGTTCTTCGCGGACTCCTTCCTGACTCCCTTCACGGCGTTCCTCACGACCCTCGGCGTTGTCATCGCCGCGTGGGGCGGCGTCATGCTGGCGGATATCGCGCTGCGCCGCAAGGACTACGACGAGCCTTCGCTCTTCACCCCCTCGGGCCGCTACGGCTCGGTGAACTGGGGTGCTGTCGCCTCCCTGATTGTCGGCTCGCTGGTGGGCTGGGGCCTCGTCGTCAACGCGAGCGCCTCCTGGCTGTCCTGGCAGGGCTACCTCCTCGGCCCTCTGGGTGGCCGCGAGGGTGACTGGGCGGGCGCCAACATCGGCATCCTCCTAGCGATGGTCGTCGGCTTCGTCGGCTACTGGGCGACCAGCGCGGGCCGCGTGCGCGCGCAGGAGAAGCTGCCCTCGCGCACCTACGCAGAGGGTGCGGGCGAGGACGAGCAGTGA
- a CDS encoding alanine/glycine:cation symporter family protein yields MEHIAQIEQQIADWITMHLTIVILIGVGLVLTVVSRGVQLRLFPEMVRTVLGSRKGADGGISSFQAFAISLAARVGIGNVFGVAAALMFGGPGAIFWMWVVALVGMATAFFEATLAQIFKVKHSDGSFRGGPAYYIKRGMKNRVLANVFAVITVVTCGIVITSVQSNAIAGTLTSAFGEAAKQPLPGAGGFSAAQLTVAGLIFVFSAMVIFGGIRTVARVTEWMAPIMATVYVIMVAIVCLMNITQFGTVVGQIFTSAFSMDATVGGLGGGIIAAMINGTKRGLFSNEAGQGTAPNAAATATVSHPVRQGLIQSLGVFIDTIVVCTATAFVILIAGEKVWGGADVNPSNLTTLAVAHELGAWTIVPMAILIFVLAYSSIIAAYVYSDTNMSFVFGDARWASWTVRVVCVASATIGALLTLDVVWNAVDIAMAVMTITNLVALVFLARWVLGALRDYETQRRNGVAEPVFVGEKNPLLPGDVPGSVWKRPKQKKK; encoded by the coding sequence GTGGAACACATTGCCCAGATCGAGCAGCAAATCGCTGACTGGATCACGATGCACCTGACGATTGTCATCCTGATCGGCGTGGGCCTTGTCCTGACGGTCGTCTCCCGCGGCGTGCAGCTGCGCCTCTTCCCGGAGATGGTGCGCACGGTGCTCGGCTCGCGCAAGGGAGCCGACGGCGGCATCTCCTCGTTCCAGGCTTTCGCGATCTCGCTGGCCGCGCGCGTGGGTATCGGCAACGTGTTCGGCGTGGCCGCGGCGCTCATGTTTGGTGGCCCCGGCGCAATCTTCTGGATGTGGGTCGTGGCCCTGGTCGGCATGGCGACAGCGTTCTTCGAGGCGACGCTGGCCCAGATCTTCAAGGTGAAGCACTCCGACGGCTCCTTCCGTGGCGGCCCGGCCTACTACATCAAGCGCGGCATGAAGAACCGCGTCCTGGCCAACGTCTTTGCCGTCATCACCGTCGTCACCTGCGGCATCGTCATCACCTCCGTGCAGTCCAACGCCATCGCGGGCACGCTCACGAGCGCGTTCGGTGAGGCCGCCAAGCAGCCCCTGCCCGGCGCGGGCGGCTTCTCGGCCGCGCAGCTTACCGTCGCAGGCCTGATCTTCGTCTTCTCCGCGATGGTCATCTTCGGCGGTATCCGCACCGTCGCCCGCGTCACCGAGTGGATGGCCCCGATCATGGCGACCGTCTACGTCATCATGGTCGCCATCGTCTGCCTCATGAACATCACGCAGTTCGGCACCGTTGTGGGCCAGATCTTCACCTCCGCGTTCTCTATGGACGCCACCGTCGGCGGCCTGGGCGGCGGCATCATCGCCGCGATGATCAACGGCACCAAGCGCGGCCTCTTCTCCAACGAGGCCGGCCAGGGTACCGCTCCCAACGCCGCCGCGACCGCGACCGTGTCCCACCCGGTGCGCCAGGGCCTCATCCAGTCCCTGGGTGTCTTCATTGACACGATCGTCGTGTGCACCGCGACCGCCTTCGTCATCCTCATCGCAGGCGAGAAGGTGTGGGGCGGCGCGGACGTGAACCCCTCGAACCTGACGACCCTGGCCGTGGCCCACGAGCTGGGCGCCTGGACGATCGTCCCCATGGCGATCCTCATCTTCGTCCTGGCCTACTCCTCGATCATCGCAGCCTACGTCTACTCCGATACGAACATGTCCTTCGTCTTCGGGGATGCCCGCTGGGCGAGCTGGACCGTGCGCGTCGTGTGCGTGGCCTCGGCGACGATCGGTGCCCTGCTGACCCTGGACGTCGTGTGGAACGCCGTTGACATCGCGATGGCGGTCATGACGATCACGAACCTGGTGGCCCTGGTCTTCCTGGCCCGCTGGGTACTGGGCGCGCTGCGCGATTACGAGACCCAGCGTCGCAATGGCGTCGCCGAGCCCGTCTTCGTGGGCGAGAAGAACCCGCTGCTGCCCGGCGACGTTCCCGGCAGCGTGTGGAAGCGCCCCAAGCAGAAGAAGAAGTAA